The Chitinimonas arctica region CGATGTTCCATACCTTCCGCAATCTGCTCGGGCTGGAACTGGCGCCTGGCCGTGTGCAAGGATGTTTCGCCGGCGAAGCGGCCCGCTTCGAGATCGTGCTGGAGAACCATGGGCGCCTGCCGCGCCACAATCTGCAGCTTCGCTACGATAGTGCGCTGGATGCGGTCGATGTGGCCGCCGGCGACCGCGCGCAAGCCTGGCTCAGTTTGCCCAGCAGTCGCCGCGGCTGGTTGGTGGCGCCGCGCCTGCGGATTGAAACCCACTGGCCCTTGGGCGTGTTCCGGGCCTGGTCCTATGCGTTTTTCGATCAGCGCGCCTTGATCTATCCCAAGCCGGAAGCCGATGCGCCGCCGTTGCCGACGGCGGCCGAGGGCAGCGGCGAAGGCATGGTCACCGCGCGCGGTCAGGACGACTTTGCCGGTCTGCGACCCTTCCACCGGGGCGATTCGCCGCGCCATGTGGCCTGGAAAGCGGCGGCGCGCGATGACAGCTTGATGGTCAAGGAATTCCATGGCCAGGCTTCGCGTTCGCTTTGGCTCGATTGGGACGGGCTGCCGCCGGGCATGCCCCTGGAGCAGCGCCTGTCGCGCCTGACCGCCTGGGTATTGGCCGCCGAAGCAGAGGGGCTGAGCTATGGCCTGAGCCTGCCTGGCCATAGTCTGAAGCCGGCCAACGGCGAGGCGCAACGTGACGAGTGCCTGGCGACGCTGGCCTTGTATGGCGAGAAGGACGGCCGCGCGCCATGAATCCTGAACGCCTGGACCGTACCCAGACTTTCGCTTTGCTGGCTGTGTTGGCCGGCCTGTTGCTGCCCCATGCCGGGCATCTGCCCTACTGGCTGGACGGGGCCTTGGCGGTGCTGTTCGGCTGGCGGGTATGGCTGGTCCACAAGCAGCGCCGCATGCCTTCCCGCTGGATACTGCTGCCGATCACCTTGGGCCTGATCGCGGCGGTGTTCTTCGAATACCGTACGCTGCTGGGCCGTACCGGCGGGATTGCGCTGTTCGCCGCGCTGATCGGCGCCAAGCTGCTGGAGACCAGGGCGCGTCGCGATGCCCTGCTGCTGGTCTACCTCGGCTACTTCCTGGTGGTCACCAATTTCCTGTTCGACCAGAGCATGGGCATGGCGGTGTACCTCTGTGTGATGGTGCTGGCCGTCAGCACCTTGCTGGTCGGCTGGCACACCCTGGGCGGCTGGACGGGACGCTGGCGCGCGGCGCGCGAACAGGCGCGCTTCGCCGGTTTGCTGATGCTGCAGTCGCTACCGGTGATGGCCGTGCTGTTCGTGTTCTTTCCACGGGTGGAAGGGCCGCTCTGGCGCTTGCCGCAGGATCGCGGCGGCGCCCGCTCGGGCCTGGCGGACAGTATGTCGCCCGGCAGCTTTTCGAGTATGTCGAAAAGCGACGAGGTGGCGTTCCGGGTCGGTTTCTCCGGCGCGCGTCCAGCGCAGGAGATGCTGTACTGGCGCGGTCCGGTCTTCGTCGATTACGACGGCATTACCTGGCGCCAGGCCTTGCCCGGTGCAGGGGCGGCACCCACGGTGCAAGAGGCCACGGGTCAGCGCATCGACTACACCATCACCATCGAACCGCATCAGCGGCCCTGGCTATTGGCCTTGGATATGCCGCTGGTCGTACCGCCTGGCAGCCACCTGTCCGAGTATCTGCAACTGGTCAGTCGCCGACCGTTGGAGAAGCGCCTGCGTCTGGAGATGAGCGCGTCGCTGCAATACCGGGCCGGCCGCGACGAGCTGCCCCATCGCATCGGCCGGGCCTTGGCCCTGCCCGCATGGGGTAACCCGCGCGCGCGCAGTGTCGCCGCGAGCTGGCGGCAATTGGCGCCGGCTGCGCGGGTGGACGAAGCCTTGCGTTTCTTCGGACGGCAAGGGCTGAGCTATACGCTGACACCGCCGCGCTATGGCCAGGATGCGGTGGATGGTTTCGTGTTCGACGGCAAGCAGGGTTTTTGCGAGCACTTCGCCGGGTCCTTTGTCTTTATGCTGCGTGCCGCCGGCGTACCGGCGAGGGTGGTGGGCGGTTATCAGGGGGGCGAACTGAACGGCGACTATCTGATCGTGCGCCAGGCCGATGCCCATGCCTGGGCCGAGGTATGGTTGGAAGGGGAGGGCTGGCGACGGGTCGATCCGACCTTCGCGGTCGCACCGTCGCGCATTCAGGAAGGTCTTGCCTCGGCGGTGGGGGCGGAAGAACTGCCTTATCTGCTGCGGCTGGACAACAATCTGGTCAAGCGCATCCAATTGGCGCTCGATAGCGCCGTCAATGGCTGGAACCAATGGGTAATCGGCTACACCCCGGAGCGGCAACGCCAGGTGTTGCAGCGGTTGGGCATAGACAGGCTGGATTCCAGCGCTTTTTTCGGCTGGTTTCTCGGCGGTTTGGGCGGCTTGGTGGCGGTGATGGCGACCTGGTTGCTCTGGCGTATGCGGCCGCCCCGGCGCGATCCGGCCCGCGTGGAGTGGGATCGCTTCGGGCACAAACTGAATCGCCTGGGGGTGGCGCCGACCGATTCCGAAGGCCCGTGGGATTTTGCCCGGCGGGCGCAGCAGGCATTGCCGGAGCGGGCCGCCGCAATCGAAGCAGTGTTGACGGCCTACCTGGCCACCCGCTATGGCGGGCAAGACGGCGGCGGCGAATTGCGCGAGGCCGTGCGACGCTTTTGAAGCCTACCTGAAGGGGCGAATTAAAAGCATAGTTCTGTATTTTTTCGAAAGGCCGCCACTTAAGCCGCTGAAATTACTTTTAATCCTTGGGTCTGTCGCGTTTACCGTGCGCACGCATTTGACGCCAAATGGATAAAGCCATGCTGCCGACACCTAGTACCGTACGCCGAGTATCAGCCCCTGGCTCGCCTGCCGGACGGGTGCCAATTGTCGGTGCCGAATTGCGCCAGGCTATTCGTAGCCTGGCGGGCAGTGATTCGACGCTGACGGCGCTATCCCTTACCGAAAGAGGCGTCGGCGATGGAGATCTGCGGGCGCTGGCCGAGGTGCTGGCGCATAATCGCAGCCTGGTCACGCTCGACCTGCGGTGCAACCGGATCGGTGCAAGCGGCGCGCAAGTGTTGGCCGGTGCGCTGGCGCAGAATGTCTGCCTGAAGGAACTCAGCCTGGGTGACAACCAGATCGGCGTCGGCGGCACGCAGGCCTTGGTCGAGGCGCTGGCGCAGAATCGTTGCCTGATCTCGCTCGACCTGTGGCGCAACCAGATCGGCGACAGCGGCGCGCAGGTGCTGGGTGGAGCGCTGATGCGGAACAAGTACCTGGTCCGGCTCAACCTGTGCAAAAACCAGATCGGCACTATCGGCACGCAGGCCTTGGCCGGCGCGTTGGCCCAGAATCGTTGCCTTGCCGAACTCGACCTGAGCTACAACCAGATTGACAGCAGTGGCGCACAGGCGCTGGCCGGGGCGCTGCGGTGGAATGGCTGCCTGACATCGCTCAACCTGGGCGGAAACCAGATCGGCACCAGTGGGATGCAGGGCTTGGCTGGGGCGCTGGCGCTGAATCGCGGCCTTACCAGGCTCTGCCTGTGGAACAACCAGATCGACGCCATCGGAGCGCAGGCGATGGCCTGGGCGCTGGCCCGGAATCGCTGTCTGAACTGGCTTAGCCTGAAGGAAAACCAGATCGGCGATGGTGGCGCGCAAGCGCTGGCCAACGGGCTGGCGCAAAATAGCTGCCTGAAGGAGCTTAATCTGGGCGACAACGAGATCGGCGACAGCGGCGCGCAGGCGCTAGCCACGGTGGTGGCCCGGCGTCACAGCCTCAGCAAGCTCGTCCTGTGGCACAACGAGATCGCTGCCGGCGGCGCGCAGAAGCTGGCGGAGGCGCTGATGCAGAATCGCTGTTTGGCCGAGCTCAACCTGAGCGACAATCAGATCGATGACAGTGGCGCGCAAGCATTGGCCAAGGCGCTGGAAGATAATGGTTGCCTGACTCGGCTTGACCTGAGCGGCAATCGAATCAGTGCCGGCGGTGCGCAGATCTCCATTGATTCATTACTGAGATGCAACCGTCTTGCCGCGCGACCCGAATACTTTGCTGCCTGGCGTTCCTTACGAGGATAGACATCTTGCGGTTTCGCTTGGGAAACACTGATTTAATGCGCCAACGAGCGTCAGCGAGGCTCCCTCGCGGCGGCGAGGGCGGGGGGTGTGGGCTTTATCAAGCGAGGGACCGTTGATTTGCCACAGACCGCGAGCACCCGGCTTTGCCGGGTGGTGAGCCGCAGGTCGAGTACCCGCAATATTTCAGTGTGTTCCTAGGCTTGCCCCTCCCAGCGCCTTTGCAAGCGTCGCTGCAGCACGGCGATGGTCAGCAGTAGGCTGAACGAGATCAACAGCAAGGTAGCCGCCAGCGCATGCGCGGCCGGGTAGTTCAGCGCCTGTACTTCATCGTACAGGGCGATCGAAGCCACCCGGGTCTCGCCGGCCAGATTGCCCCCCAGCATCAGGACGACGCCGAATTCGCCCAAGGTATGGGCAAAGGCCAAGGTGGCGCCGGCCAGCAGTCCCGGCATGGCGGCGGGTACCAGCACCCGCCAAAAACGTTGGCGACGGCTGGCGCCCAGCGCGGCTGCGGCTTCCCGCAGGTTGGCCGGTACGCTTTTCAGCGCCGCCGTGAAGGGCTGCACGGCAAACGGCAAGCTGTACAGCAGCGAACCGGCCACCAGGCCGGCGAAACTGAAAGCCAGCGGTTGCCCGAACAGCATGATCCAGCCCGCCCCCAGCGGGCTACCGGGGGCCAGGGCGATCAGCAGATAGAAGCCGATCACCGTCGGCGGCAGCACGATGGGCAAACCCACCAGCGCCTCCAATACCGCCGCGAAACGGCTGCGGCTTTCCGCCAGCCAGCCGGCCAGGGGCAAACCGATGACGACCAGCAGCAGGGTGGCCATTGCGGCCAGCTTGAGCGTAAGCCAAAGCGCTTGCAGCGCGGTGGGATTGAGGAGCATGGTGGGATTGTCGGCGGCTAAGGAAGGTCGAAGCCGCAACTGATCAGCAGTTGCCGGCCTTTGGGCGTTGCCAGACCGGCCAGATAGTCGCCGGCCAATGGGTGGGCACCGCTGCGGCGAACGATGACACCGGCCTGTACGATGGGCGGATGCGCATCGGTGGGAATCAGCCGCCAGCGGCCGCCCGGCGCGTTGGCGGCCGCCTTGAGCAAGGAATAGGACACGATGCCCACATCGGCATTGCCGCTTTGGACATATTGGGCGGTTTGCGCGATGTTTTCGCCGAAAGCCAGCTTGGCCTGCATGGCTTGCCACGCCCCGGCATGTTCCAGCGCCGCCCGGGCCGCCCGGCCATAGGGAGCCAGGGCCGGATTGGCGATGGCGAAGCGCTTTACCCGGCCGTCTTCGGCCAGCCGGCGCAGGCCTTGGGCCGGGTCCAGCTCGGGCCGCGTGGTCCATAGCGCGATACGGCCGCGTGCATAGGGGCTCAACTGGCTGGCCAGGCCGGCCTCCACCAGCTTCTGCGGGTAGTCGGTATCGGCCGACAGAAAGACATCGTAAGGCGCCCCGGCCTTGATCTGCGCGAAGAAGCTTCCGGATGCCCCAGCCGTGAACTGAACCACTACGCCGGGATGACGGGCGGCGAAGTCGGCGTTCAAGCGCGGCAGGCAATGCAGCAGATCGCTGGCGGCGGCGACGTTCAGGGTGGCTGCCTGGATGGGCAGCGCCAGTACGAGCAGCATCAGTGGGAGCTTGGTTTCCATCGGCTTTCCGGGCGGGCGTATGGTTGAACTTGCAAGGCTGACAAATAGGCCATCCACTTGCAAGTTTCCTTGCCTATGTCGGCACTGCCCAGCCCAATCTTTCACACAAGCCAGCGAATTCATCGGCCAGCGGCGACTCGATGACGATGCGCGCACCGCTCACCGGATGATCGAAAGCCAGCCGGGTGCAGGCCAGCAACAGCCGTTGACTGCCGTAATGCTCGGCGAACAGCCGGTTATGGCGGCCCTTGCCATAGGTGGCATCGCCGATGATGGGGTGGGACAGATGCTTGAGATGGCGCCGCAACTGATGCTTGCGGCCGGTCAGCGGCTCCAGCGCCAGCAAGGCGTAGCGGCTGGAGGGATAGCGATCCACGGTATGCGGCAATTCCACCGTGGCGAGGCGGGTGAAGCGGGTCTGCGCCTCCTGTGCCGGTGCGATGCTGTCGGGGCTGCGTTCGTAGTCGTCGTACTGGCGGCTGAGCGGGTGGTCGATCAGACCTTCGCCGGCCGGCCAGCCCCGCACGATGGCGAGGTAGCGCTTGTCCACCGTGCCGGCTTCGAACTGGCGCGATACGGCGCGGGCGCTGTCGGCGTCCAGTCCGAATAGCAGGATGCCCGAGGTGCCTTTGTCGAGGCGATGGATGGCATGTACGCGTTGGCCCAATTGGTCGCGCACTTCCTGTAGCGCGAAACGGGTCTCATGGCGATCGATCTCGCTGCGATGAACCAGCAGGGCGGTAGGCTTGTGGATGGCGACCAGGTGGTCGTCGAGAAACAGGATGGGATGCATGGGTCTTTGCTTAAGCCGGAAGGTGGGCCACGGACAAGTGATTGTCCCAGCTTATCCCCGCCACCTGGCGGCTTTCGCGCAGGGCCAGGCCATCGGGCGCCAATCGCCACAATCCGCCGCCTTCGCCGCTGCACCACCAGTCGCCGGCCAGCGCGGCGGCGCCCACCGCCTTGGGCAAGGACCGTTGCGCCAGCGGCCGTCCCTGGCTGTCCCATTCGGTCAGCAGATCGCCATGGGGGCAGGGCATCAGAAAACGCTGGCCAAGCGCGGCCAGGCTGGCCGCATAGCCTCGCATGGCGCCTGCCAATTCCGCCGGGCAGTCGGCCAGGCGGAATTCGCCGTCGCGCAGGATCGCCAATAGGGAGGCAGCGGCATTGCCTTGGTTTTGCAGGGCGATGCCCAAGGCGCCATCGCCGGCCAGCGCCAGATGGCGGATGGAGAGGCGTTGATCGGCCAGCCGGTGGCTGGCCAGCAGGCCGCCGTCGCGCGCGTCGATCAAGGCCAGCGAGGGTTCCATGCGGTCGAGATTGCGTTTGTAGCGGCCGGTTTCCGGCAGGGTGAGGATGCCGCCGTTGGCCACGGCCAGGGTATGCCGGTCCAGCCAAAGCAGCTCGTGGGGGCCCACGCCATGGCTGGGGCGGTCCTCCAGCCGTTTGAAGCTGACTGCATCGCGGATGGCCAGGCGCCCCTCGCCGCTGCGCTCATCGGTTTCGGCGCTGATCAAACGGCGGCCGTCCTGGCTGAAGATGGCATGTCCCACCAGGTTGCGTTCGTCCTCCAGCCGGAACAGCTTGAGCAGCTTGCCGGCGCGCCAGTCGATACGGGCCAGGAAATAACCGGGCCTTCGTGCCACCACGATGGCCTCGCCCGGCCGAAGGGGGTCGGGCAGCAGCACATGGCCCCGCTCGGGCAATGCGATGCTGGCCCGCCCGGTGGTGCCGGCGCGCCAGTCCTCGCTGCCGGTCCAGCCGGCCGACAACAGTACCGTTTCCGCCCCCGAGCCGGCCCGTGCCGCCAAGGGCAGCACGGTCAGGCCCAGGCCGGCGGCCAAAAGCCGGCGGCGGCTCAGCGGCATGTCCACGCCATCAATCGCCGTCGCTGTCCTTGAAGCCTATGGTGACGCCAACCGCATCGGCTACCTGCAGCTCCACCAGCCCCTGCAGCCGCTTGAGCGAATCGAGCAAGGCTTGGCCGGCGGCAGGATTGTTGGCCAGGGAGGTGGCCATATCTTCCGGCAACTTGCCCAGCAGCTTGGCGGCGGTGGCGAATTCGTCCTTCAGATGGCGGACCAGCAGGGGTTTGCCGGCCTGGCCCAGGCGGTCGGCAAAGCTGGGGCCGTTCTGGCTGCTGAAGAACAGGCTTTCCAGCGCGTCCAGGCTGGCATCCAGGCCGGCGCGGGTGTTTTTGCTGCGCCACGCGTCGAAATCCTGCCGGCCGGTCTTCTTGACGAGCTTGTTGCTGCCTAGGCGAGCCATCTTCTTGTCGCGCAGGTTTTCCATGCTGCCTGCAATCAGATTGACCGCGTCTTCGAACTGCTGTCGGCCGCTGTCCGCGTCCAGTGGCGTCTTGGCATAGAGGCGCCAGTCCTTCACCAGGCCGTCGGTCTCGGCAACGATGTCGGCCGCCAAGGCCTCGGCATACTGGCAACGCTTGCGAAACTGCAGGCGGCCCATCTGGGCCTTGGCGCGATCGTCGCCCCACAGCAGATATTCCAGGGCCGGCAAGCCTTGCGCGGCGGCACCCACGCTGTCGGCGATCGCTGCGTCGGGCTGTACCAGCCTGACCGCTTCCTCGACCTTTTCCAGCTTGGTGGGCCAGACATCGATCTGCCAAGCGGTACGGCGGCTCATGATGGGCCCCATGGGCAGCGCTTCCAGCGCACGCCAGGCGAGGTAGGTCTGCTGCCAGGCTAGCCGGGCGGCATCGATGGTGGCCGGGCTCTTGCGCTGGCACAGCGTATCCATATCGCGGTACAGCGCCTTGCTGCTGTCGTTGAGCGTCTGGATGCGTACCTGCTGCTGGGCTTGCCAATTGGCGACGGCGGCAGCTGCATCGAGTTGCGGCAGGGGCTTGCTGGCGGGGGCGCGATGGGCGCCGGCGTCGGTGCGGCGGCCGGTACGGGTGCCGTGGGCTGATTGGCGATAGGTGCCTGGGTGGCACAGGCGCCCAGCAGGAGGACAAGCAGGCTGACGGTGGCGGAACGGCCGTACAAAGGCATCGGATTCCTCTCGGATATACGGACAAAGACGCGGCGGGCGGTCCCGCCGCGTGCGATCTATAGAGACGTCAGAAAACGGACGAGGTTCTCTCTATCCTGTTGCGATAGATTCAAAACGAATTGCTTGCTGGCTTCCGCTTCGCCGCCATGCCAAAGCACGGCTTCCAGCAGGTTGCGGGCGCGGCCGTCGTGCAGGTAGCGGGTGTGGCCATTGACCACGGGCACCAAGCCCAGTCCCCATAATGGCGGGGTTTTCCAATCGCGGCCACCCGCCAGGTGATCGGGCCGATGATCGGCCAAGCCTTCACCCATATCGTGCAGCAGCAGGTCGGTGTAAGGGTAGATGGTCTGCCCGCCCAGTTGCGGGATGGCTTTGAACTCACCGGTGACATAGCGCGGCACATGGCAGCTGGCGCAGCGGGCCTGGTGGAACAGGGTGCGGCCACGCAGGGCGGCCGGGTCGTCCAGATCGCGGGCGGCCGGGACCGCCTGGGTGCGGCTATAGAGGATGACCTGGTCCAATAATTTATCGGGGATCTCCGGATGGCCGCCCCGTGGCGCCTTGCGGCAGTCGGTCTGGCTGGGCATGCATTCCTCGGCCGGGAAGCGGCTGGAGGTGATGCCGAGATCGCCATTGAAGGCCGCGGCGCTTTGGTGCGCGACAGTGCCGGAGTTGGCCTTCCAGCCGAAACGACCTATCACCATCTTGTTCGCATAGGCGTCCCATACGCGGTTGGGGCGGCCCTGGATCCCTTCCTTGTCGGCTGCTTGCCGGCGCGCATTGGCCAGGATATCCCGCTCCCGGATCGCTTCCAGCAAGCCCAGTCCGGTCATGTGCGGCGCAACGCGCGGCGACACCAAGGTGGCGGGGTGCATGGGACCGTAGCCCAGATCGGTGAATGCGTAGCTGGGCTTGAGCAGGCTATAGTGACTGCCGTCGGCGAACTGGCCGGCGATCTCCTCATAACGGATCTGTACCTGTCCTTCCGGCTTGACCTCGCTGATGGCCGAGTTATTGAACTGGCCGCCATAGCGGGGCTCCGGCTTGGGACTGCCATGCGGCGCCCGGCCAGGGATGGACAAGCGGAAAAGCAGGGCCACCGGCTGCTCGCTTTGCAAGCCGTTGCTGAAGACGGGCGGCGCGCCCCGCCCGTCCTCGGTATGGCAGGCACCGCAGGAGTGGGCGATAAAATGCGGTCCGAGGCCATCGCGGGCGGTGGTGGAAGCGGGGGCCTCCACCCAATTCTTCTTGAAGAAGGAATTGCCGATATCGAATGCCGTGGTCTGATCGTCGGTGAGATTGGCGGCGGCCAGCGAGAGAGCGTTCTTGCCGGTCTCGTGGACGGTGGTATCGCCACCTGGCAGTTTTTCGGCTGGATCGAAGGGAGGGACGAACTGGAGGGTCGCCGCGGCGGCGCCCGTCAGCAAGAGCAACGGTAGCAGTATTTTCATGGTCTTCAATATGCAACAAAGGGCATGGCCTTATAAAAGCCATGCCCTGGATGCCGCAGTATAAGGGGAAAGCGGGGTTAGCATAAACGCCGAACCCGCTTGCGCCTTACGCTTTAGTGTTGAGGTTTTTGATGCCGAGCACCTTGGCGGCTTGCACCAGATCGTTGGCCTGGGCCTTCAACGCGTCGATCACGACGCGCACCCGCTTGCGGCCGGGGGCATTATTGCCGCCGATGATTTCCTGGTCGAACGGCGCCTGGATCTCGTTGGCCAACTTCACCGATTGCGCCATATCGGCGCTGGTCTTGGCGGCGATCTTGGCATCCTTGGCGGCGACCAGCTCCCGCAGTGACGGACCGCTCAGTTCGCTACCGTCGGCGCGCTTATAGCGGCCTTCCCAGACATTCTGGATGCCCACCGCATCCACCACGATATCGCGATGGGTATTGTCCGAGAAGCAGCTGTGTTCGTCTTCCTGCGACTTGGTCGCCAAGGCGACTTCCATCCGCTGGCCGGCCAGTTCGCCGCGCGACAACACGCCGATGCCGGTGAGCATTTTCTTCAGCGCATCCTCATCCTTGACGAACTTGGCGCGGTAATTGTCGGCATCGGGCGCCCAGGCCTTGACCATGCTGGCCATATCGTCCACCAGCAGGTCGGTGACCAGCTTCAGATAGGTACGGCGGCGATCGGCATTGGCCGCCTTGCCATCGACGAAATCGGTGAATTGGCGGTCGCCGGGGCCTTTTTGGTTGAGATCCTGGCCCCACAGCAGGAATTCGATGGCATGCCAGCCTGTACTGACGTTCTCTTCGCCGCCCTTCTGATTGGCGGCCAGCAGCAGCTCGCGGTTCAACTTGAGTTTGGGGTTGTTGATCAGCCCGGCCTTGGGCTTGCCCTTGACGTAGTCCACATAGACTTCGTCCATGGGCCAGCTGTTGATCTGTCCTTCGGGTCCATCTTCGCTGTCGATGGGGCCGCTGGCGAAGCGATAGGCCTCGGTCTGGCCATACCACTCGCGCGAGGCCAGCCAGGTATCGCGGGCCGCCTTCAGGGTTTCGGCCGAGGGCGCCGCCAGGAAGGTATCGATACTTTGTTGCAACTGCTTGGCGCCGGCCAAGGCATCTTCATAGCTGGCATGCACGATCAGCGCGTACTGCGCGGCGACCGTCGTCGGCGTCGCCGGTTCGGCTGCGTGGGCGAACAGGCTGCCGCTGAGAGCGACGACAAGCAGGGAGCGACGGAACAGCGACATGACGGGCGTCCTTGGCCTGGATAAGGCGAATTTA contains the following coding sequences:
- a CDS encoding DUF58 domain-containing protein, whose translation is MAKTFVPSAPGPLKRLFSPLYDAYLAWLQKRHPRGPRALLLNQKRVYIFLSRSGLVFCIMLLAMLGGAINFDLALAYLLVFMLMSMALASMFHTFRNLLGLELAPGRVQGCFAGEAARFEIVLENHGRLPRHNLQLRYDSALDAVDVAAGDRAQAWLSLPSSRRGWLVAPRLRIETHWPLGVFRAWSYAFFDQRALIYPKPEADAPPLPTAAEGSGEGMVTARGQDDFAGLRPFHRGDSPRHVAWKAAARDDSLMVKEFHGQASRSLWLDWDGLPPGMPLEQRLSRLTAWVLAAEAEGLSYGLSLPGHSLKPANGEAQRDECLATLALYGEKDGRAP
- a CDS encoding transglutaminase TgpA family protein encodes the protein MNPERLDRTQTFALLAVLAGLLLPHAGHLPYWLDGALAVLFGWRVWLVHKQRRMPSRWILLPITLGLIAAVFFEYRTLLGRTGGIALFAALIGAKLLETRARRDALLLVYLGYFLVVTNFLFDQSMGMAVYLCVMVLAVSTLLVGWHTLGGWTGRWRAAREQARFAGLLMLQSLPVMAVLFVFFPRVEGPLWRLPQDRGGARSGLADSMSPGSFSSMSKSDEVAFRVGFSGARPAQEMLYWRGPVFVDYDGITWRQALPGAGAAPTVQEATGQRIDYTITIEPHQRPWLLALDMPLVVPPGSHLSEYLQLVSRRPLEKRLRLEMSASLQYRAGRDELPHRIGRALALPAWGNPRARSVAASWRQLAPAARVDEALRFFGRQGLSYTLTPPRYGQDAVDGFVFDGKQGFCEHFAGSFVFMLRAAGVPARVVGGYQGGELNGDYLIVRQADAHAWAEVWLEGEGWRRVDPTFAVAPSRIQEGLASAVGAEELPYLLRLDNNLVKRIQLALDSAVNGWNQWVIGYTPERQRQVLQRLGIDRLDSSAFFGWFLGGLGGLVAVMATWLLWRMRPPRRDPARVEWDRFGHKLNRLGVAPTDSEGPWDFARRAQQALPERAAAIEAVLTAYLATRYGGQDGGGELREAVRRF
- the modB gene encoding molybdate ABC transporter permease subunit, encoding MLLNPTALQALWLTLKLAAMATLLLVVIGLPLAGWLAESRSRFAAVLEALVGLPIVLPPTVIGFYLLIALAPGSPLGAGWIMLFGQPLAFSFAGLVAGSLLYSLPFAVQPFTAALKSVPANLREAAAALGASRRQRFWRVLVPAAMPGLLAGATLAFAHTLGEFGVVLMLGGNLAGETRVASIALYDEVQALNYPAAHALAATLLLISFSLLLTIAVLQRRLQRRWEGQA
- the modA gene encoding molybdate ABC transporter substrate-binding protein, whose translation is METKLPLMLLVLALPIQAATLNVAAASDLLHCLPRLNADFAARHPGVVVQFTAGASGSFFAQIKAGAPYDVFLSADTDYPQKLVEAGLASQLSPYARGRIALWTTRPELDPAQGLRRLAEDGRVKRFAIANPALAPYGRAARAALEHAGAWQAMQAKLAFGENIAQTAQYVQSGNADVGIVSYSLLKAAANAPGGRWRLIPTDAHPPIVQAGVIVRRSGAHPLAGDYLAGLATPKGRQLLISCGFDLP
- a CDS encoding pseudouridine synthase, translated to MHPILFLDDHLVAIHKPTALLVHRSEIDRHETRFALQEVRDQLGQRVHAIHRLDKGTSGILLFGLDADSARAVSRQFEAGTVDKRYLAIVRGWPAGEGLIDHPLSRQYDDYERSPDSIAPAQEAQTRFTRLATVELPHTVDRYPSSRYALLALEPLTGRKHQLRRHLKHLSHPIIGDATYGKGRHNRLFAEHYGSQRLLLACTRLAFDHPVSGARIVIESPLADEFAGLCERLGWAVPT
- a CDS encoding DUF1513 domain-containing protein, whose amino-acid sequence is MPLSRRRLLAAGLGLTVLPLAARAGSGAETVLLSAGWTGSEDWRAGTTGRASIALPERGHVLLPDPLRPGEAIVVARRPGYFLARIDWRAGKLLKLFRLEDERNLVGHAIFSQDGRRLISAETDERSGEGRLAIRDAVSFKRLEDRPSHGVGPHELLWLDRHTLAVANGGILTLPETGRYKRNLDRMEPSLALIDARDGGLLASHRLADQRLSIRHLALAGDGALGIALQNQGNAAASLLAILRDGEFRLADCPAELAGAMRGYAASLAALGQRFLMPCPHGDLLTEWDSQGRPLAQRSLPKAVGAAALAGDWWCSGEGGGLWRLAPDGLALRESRQVAGISWDNHLSVAHLPA
- a CDS encoding imelysin family protein; the encoded protein is MDRTRRDRPPRLCPYIREESDAFVRPFRHRQPACPPAGRLCHPGTYRQSAHGTRTGRRTDAGAHRAPASKPLPQLDAAAAVANWQAQQQVRIQTLNDSSKALYRDMDTLCQRKSPATIDAARLAWQQTYLAWRALEALPMGPIMSRRTAWQIDVWPTKLEKVEEAVRLVQPDAAIADSVGAAAQGLPALEYLLWGDDRAKAQMGRLQFRKRCQYAEALAADIVAETDGLVKDWRLYAKTPLDADSGRQQFEDAVNLIAGSMENLRDKKMARLGSNKLVKKTGRQDFDAWRSKNTRAGLDASLDALESLFFSSQNGPSFADRLGQAGKPLLVRHLKDEFATAAKLLGKLPEDMATSLANNPAAGQALLDSLKRLQGLVELQVADAVGVTIGFKDSDGD
- a CDS encoding di-heme oxidoreductase family protein; translated protein: MKILLPLLLLTGAAAATLQFVPPFDPAEKLPGGDTTVHETGKNALSLAAANLTDDQTTAFDIGNSFFKKNWVEAPASTTARDGLGPHFIAHSCGACHTEDGRGAPPVFSNGLQSEQPVALLFRLSIPGRAPHGSPKPEPRYGGQFNNSAISEVKPEGQVQIRYEEIAGQFADGSHYSLLKPSYAFTDLGYGPMHPATLVSPRVAPHMTGLGLLEAIRERDILANARRQAADKEGIQGRPNRVWDAYANKMVIGRFGWKANSGTVAHQSAAAFNGDLGITSSRFPAEECMPSQTDCRKAPRGGHPEIPDKLLDQVILYSRTQAVPAARDLDDPAALRGRTLFHQARCASCHVPRYVTGEFKAIPQLGGQTIYPYTDLLLHDMGEGLADHRPDHLAGGRDWKTPPLWGLGLVPVVNGHTRYLHDGRARNLLEAVLWHGGEAEASKQFVLNLSQQDRENLVRFLTSL
- a CDS encoding imelysin family protein gives rise to the protein MSLFRRSLLVVALSGSLFAHAAEPATPTTVAAQYALIVHASYEDALAGAKQLQQSIDTFLAAPSAETLKAARDTWLASREWYGQTEAYRFASGPIDSEDGPEGQINSWPMDEVYVDYVKGKPKAGLINNPKLKLNRELLLAANQKGGEENVSTGWHAIEFLLWGQDLNQKGPGDRQFTDFVDGKAANADRRRTYLKLVTDLLVDDMASMVKAWAPDADNYRAKFVKDEDALKKMLTGIGVLSRGELAGQRMEVALATKSQEDEHSCFSDNTHRDIVVDAVGIQNVWEGRYKRADGSELSGPSLRELVAAKDAKIAAKTSADMAQSVKLANEIQAPFDQEIIGGNNAPGRKRVRVVIDALKAQANDLVQAAKVLGIKNLNTKA